The Citrifermentans bemidjiense Bem genome window below encodes:
- a CDS encoding leucyl aminopeptidase produces the protein MKIETSRLNPIQHATAALVIGCFEDAKDDLFAACDKELDGYLTSLFESREFTGKSGSSLLLHTMGKLPAQRLLLVGLGKKGDVKGELLRRAAGTAVGALQGVRVASFSSALHLCCQLPKALEAVVAGTLLGSYRFDLYKTKDKEERFQFDSMTLLLGEEKDTGDTRLRIEQAEQLCRGVCLARDLVSHPGNVVTPGYLAQEAQELATRHALECKVYEQDELESLGMNALLGVGKGAAEPPRLIVVRYRGEGAKGRPVVLVGKGITFDSGGISIKPGPGMEEMKTDMAGAAAVLGTLEAAALLQLPVDLVGVIPTAENMPDGKAFKPGDVLASLSGTTIEITNTDAEGRLILCDALHFAQKFKPAAMIDLATLTGACVVALGHEASAVLGNDQRLVDALKKSGDETGERLWQLPLWDEYGEGMKSDIADIKNAGSRDGGTIKAAWFLKQFVGETRWAHLDIAGTAWSDKGRPYSPKGATGIGVRLLIEYLRQK, from the coding sequence ATGAAGATAGAAACTTCTCGCCTGAACCCAATACAACATGCCACCGCAGCGCTCGTCATCGGCTGTTTCGAAGACGCCAAAGACGACCTCTTCGCCGCCTGCGACAAAGAGCTCGACGGGTACCTCACCTCCCTTTTCGAAAGCCGCGAGTTTACCGGCAAGTCCGGCAGCTCCCTTCTATTGCACACCATGGGGAAGCTCCCGGCCCAAAGGCTCCTCCTGGTGGGGCTCGGCAAAAAGGGAGATGTCAAAGGGGAGCTTTTGCGCCGCGCGGCAGGAACCGCCGTTGGGGCGCTGCAGGGAGTCCGCGTCGCCAGCTTCAGCAGCGCACTGCACCTTTGCTGTCAATTACCGAAGGCGCTGGAAGCCGTCGTGGCGGGTACCCTTCTGGGGAGCTACAGGTTCGATCTCTACAAAACCAAGGATAAAGAGGAGCGCTTCCAGTTCGACTCCATGACCCTGCTCCTTGGCGAAGAGAAGGATACCGGCGACACGCGTCTCAGGATCGAACAGGCGGAGCAGCTCTGCCGCGGGGTCTGCCTCGCGCGCGACCTGGTGTCGCACCCGGGGAACGTGGTGACACCCGGCTACTTGGCGCAAGAGGCGCAGGAACTCGCGACACGCCACGCACTGGAATGCAAAGTGTACGAACAGGACGAACTGGAGTCGCTTGGCATGAATGCGCTTTTGGGGGTGGGAAAGGGGGCGGCCGAACCTCCGCGCCTGATCGTAGTCCGCTACCGGGGCGAAGGGGCCAAGGGGCGCCCGGTGGTGCTGGTCGGCAAGGGAATCACCTTCGACTCGGGCGGGATCTCCATCAAGCCGGGACCGGGGATGGAGGAGATGAAGACGGACATGGCGGGAGCCGCGGCAGTACTCGGGACGCTGGAGGCGGCGGCGCTTTTGCAGCTGCCGGTGGACCTGGTCGGCGTCATTCCCACTGCCGAGAACATGCCCGACGGCAAGGCCTTCAAGCCCGGGGACGTGCTGGCCTCGCTCTCCGGGACCACCATCGAGATCACCAACACCGACGCCGAGGGGCGGCTGATACTCTGCGACGCGCTCCACTTCGCCCAGAAGTTCAAGCCGGCTGCCATGATCGATCTCGCCACCTTGACCGGCGCCTGCGTGGTCGCCTTGGGGCACGAGGCGAGCGCCGTTCTCGGCAACGACCAGCGCCTGGTGGACGCACTGAAAAAGAGCGGGGACGAGACCGGGGAACGGCTTTGGCAGCTGCCGCTTTGGGACGAGTACGGCGAGGGGATGAAGAGCGACATCGCGGATATAAAAAACGCCGGGAGCAGGGACGGCGGAACCATCAAGGCGGCCTGGTTCCTGAAGCAGTTCGTGGGAGAGACTCGCTGGGCCCACCTGGACATCGCCGGCACCGCCTGGAGCGACAAGGGGCGCCCCTACTCCCCCAAGGGGGCGACCGGGATCGGGGTACGCCTGCTGATCGAGTACCTGCGGCAGAAGTAG
- a CDS encoding TVP38/TMEM64 family protein: protein MSRKRRAMKVFILMLMVGAAVATIWLLEDEGFSVRHAGEHRDYLLQMVHRHYSKAVLFFLTLFFMTAFFLPGALALTLAGGMLFGTFPATLYVTLAGTAGAVAAFEAGRFLLGHWVQRHFSEQLSRFNLEMSHHGPHYLLVLRLLPIAPFCVINYGAAMTRIPLKTFAWTTVAGMLPGSAIYAFTGAQLRQVHEASDLLSGKSMLAMGFLALSALVPVFLHHWPRRP from the coding sequence ATGAGTCGAAAACGAAGGGCGATGAAGGTGTTCATCCTGATGCTTATGGTGGGGGCTGCGGTCGCCACGATCTGGCTTTTGGAGGACGAGGGGTTCAGCGTGCGGCACGCCGGCGAGCACAGGGACTACCTGTTGCAGATGGTGCACAGGCACTACTCTAAGGCGGTGCTGTTTTTCCTGACCCTATTCTTCATGACGGCGTTCTTTCTACCGGGGGCGCTGGCGCTCACCCTGGCGGGGGGGATGCTGTTCGGGACCTTTCCCGCGACCCTATACGTCACCCTAGCCGGGACCGCCGGCGCGGTGGCCGCCTTCGAGGCGGGACGCTTCCTCCTGGGGCACTGGGTGCAGCGGCACTTCTCCGAGCAGCTCTCGCGCTTCAACCTGGAGATGTCCCATCACGGCCCGCATTACCTGCTGGTACTGCGGCTGCTCCCCATCGCCCCCTTCTGCGTCATCAACTACGGTGCTGCCATGACCAGGATTCCGCTGAAGACCTTCGCCTGGACCACGGTCGCCGGCATGCTCCCCGGCTCCGCGATCTACGCCTTTACCGGGGCCCAGTTGCGCCAGGTGCATGAGGCATCGGATCTCTTGTCCGGGAAATCCATGCTCGCCATGGGGTTTTTGGCCCTCTCTGCCCTGGTGCCGGTGTTCCTGCACCACTGGCCCCGCCGTCCCTAA
- a CDS encoding endonuclease/exonuclease/phosphatase family protein, protein MSRTFSVMTYNVHSCIGTDRQLSPLRIAEVIDRCNPDIVALQELDAGLPRTEMIDQAHLIAMTLEMSFHFHSSIHLKEGGYGNAILSRSPVQLIKAGAVPTDPLHPSFERRGALWAEVELHGVKIQVLATHFGLNRGERVRQARAVTGPEWLGHPECLPPAVLCGDFNALFGSSVYRLLTRQLHDVQRKVKGRLPRGTWPAQLPFMRIDHLFVTHNLKVRSVSVPRNPLTRVASDHLPLVVTLELP, encoded by the coding sequence ATGTCACGTACCTTTTCCGTAATGACCTACAACGTCCACAGCTGTATTGGCACGGACCGCCAGCTTTCACCGCTCAGGATCGCCGAGGTGATCGACCGGTGCAACCCGGACATCGTCGCGCTGCAGGAACTCGACGCAGGGCTGCCGCGCACCGAGATGATCGACCAGGCGCACCTGATAGCCATGACCCTTGAAATGTCGTTCCATTTCCATTCCTCCATACATCTGAAAGAAGGGGGGTACGGCAACGCCATCCTGAGCCGCTCCCCGGTGCAGCTGATCAAGGCAGGCGCCGTTCCTACCGACCCGTTGCACCCATCCTTTGAGCGCCGGGGGGCGCTCTGGGCGGAGGTGGAGCTGCATGGCGTGAAGATCCAGGTACTGGCCACGCACTTCGGGCTGAACCGCGGCGAACGGGTACGCCAGGCCAGGGCCGTCACCGGCCCCGAATGGCTCGGCCACCCCGAGTGCCTGCCTCCGGCGGTTCTCTGCGGCGACTTCAACGCCCTCTTCGGCTCATCGGTGTACCGGCTCCTTACCCGGCAACTGCATGACGTGCAGCGCAAGGTTAAGGGGCGCCTCCCCCGGGGGACCTGGCCCGCCCAACTCCCCTTCATGCGCATCGACCACCTGTTCGTCACTCATAACCTCAAGGTTCGCAGTGTCAGCGTGCCGAGAAACCCGTTAACCCGGGTCGCCTCGGATCACCTGCCGCTGGTTGTCACGCTGGAGCTGCCATGA
- a CDS encoding phospholipase D-like domain-containing protein, giving the protein MSVLKPGQNCMGIYEADSTGVLVDACDYYRAFYHTALSAQSYLLLAGWQFDSEVKLLRGKEEAAAGEVRFLQFLNALCQANPALQIYILAWDFSAVFSLEREWFQNIIFNWSGNERIHFRFDSVHAYGATHHQKFVIADGVLAYAGGMDICSSRWDDRRHMRENPLRVDVDGTRYGSYHDIQTYHTGEVVGVLFELFRQRWSDSGGAPLKLPQVGALTPQVPVNAFILPAGRVALSLTVAPAPQTTQRKVSEIRRLFVDAIMSAEHLVYLENQYFSSQAIYWTLVARMTLPDRPRLQIVMMLPDRLPLTEELFLGLPQMKMIRSLQLVAEKTGHQLSVYSSAEMDHGNRKMTFIHSKLLAIDDRFLTIGSANATNRSMGLDTELNLSWEATGPEDPLVPAIRRLRGSLLAEHAGLAGSDEEEKFAEVENLTRHLECMADDHEARLCRYQADPTLEKSDWPDALEPIARVVDPEQPIDNEFLFESISKSELGSFAKGIFKLSQMMIGL; this is encoded by the coding sequence ATGAGCGTCTTGAAGCCGGGCCAGAACTGCATGGGGATCTATGAGGCCGACAGCACCGGCGTGCTGGTGGATGCTTGCGATTACTATCGTGCCTTCTACCACACGGCGCTCTCCGCCCAAAGCTACCTGCTCCTCGCCGGATGGCAGTTCGATTCCGAAGTGAAGCTTCTGCGCGGCAAGGAGGAGGCAGCCGCCGGAGAGGTGCGCTTCCTGCAGTTTCTGAACGCCCTGTGCCAGGCGAACCCGGCGCTCCAGATCTACATCCTCGCCTGGGACTTCAGCGCCGTCTTCTCGCTGGAAAGGGAATGGTTCCAGAACATCATCTTCAACTGGTCGGGAAACGAGCGCATCCACTTTCGTTTCGACTCCGTCCACGCCTACGGCGCCACCCACCACCAGAAGTTCGTCATCGCGGACGGCGTGCTCGCCTACGCGGGGGGGATGGACATCTGCTCCTCGCGCTGGGACGACCGACGCCACATGCGGGAAAATCCGCTCAGGGTCGACGTGGACGGCACCCGGTACGGCTCCTACCACGACATCCAGACCTATCACACCGGCGAGGTTGTCGGCGTGCTGTTCGAGCTGTTCCGGCAGCGCTGGAGCGATTCCGGCGGCGCGCCGCTGAAGCTCCCCCAGGTGGGCGCCCTGACGCCGCAGGTACCGGTAAACGCCTTCATCCTTCCCGCGGGCCGCGTGGCCCTTAGCCTAACCGTGGCCCCGGCGCCTCAGACCACGCAGCGCAAAGTGAGCGAGATCCGCCGCCTGTTCGTGGACGCCATCATGTCGGCGGAGCACCTGGTCTACCTGGAAAACCAGTATTTCAGCTCGCAGGCCATCTACTGGACCCTGGTGGCGCGCATGACGCTTCCCGACCGCCCCCGCCTCCAGATCGTCATGATGCTCCCGGACCGTCTCCCTCTGACCGAGGAACTCTTCCTAGGGCTCCCCCAGATGAAGATGATCCGTTCGCTGCAGTTGGTGGCGGAGAAGACCGGGCACCAGCTGAGCGTCTACTCTTCGGCGGAGATGGACCACGGCAACCGCAAGATGACCTTCATCCACTCGAAGCTTCTGGCGATCGACGACCGCTTCCTCACCATAGGCTCGGCCAATGCCACCAACAGGAGCATGGGGTTGGATACAGAGCTGAACCTGAGCTGGGAGGCAACCGGCCCGGAAGATCCACTGGTGCCTGCGATCCGCAGGCTGCGCGGTTCCCTTCTGGCAGAACACGCAGGGCTTGCCGGTTCCGATGAAGAGGAGAAGTTCGCAGAGGTGGAGAACCTGACCCGGCACCTGGAATGCATGGCCGACGACCACGAGGCGCGCCTTTGCCGGTATCAGGCGGACCCGACGCTTGAGAAGAGCGACTGGCCGGACGCGCTGGAGCCGATAGCACGGGTAGTCGACCCGGAGCAGCCCATCGACAACGAGTTTCTCTTCGAGAGCATCTCCAAGTCGGAGCTAGGCTCCTTCGCCAAGGGGATCTTCAAGCTGAGCCAGATGATGATCGGCCTGTGA
- a CDS encoding M16 family metallopeptidase, producing MSTTQSTPQVRMTTLSNGIRVVSQQIPGMQSAAVGIRNDSSTRNEPADCAGASHFIEHLLFKGTPTRSADQITDEFNSIGARANAYTSQEEVFYYAVALASIIPATFDILADMFVNSWLPETEVEKERAVVLQEILMNQDTPSRFIYNQFHLGFWQGHPLGSPILGTSESIGAIERNRLMDYKLSNYLSSATIVSVAGNVEHDRMVEQADRALGALPTGSPQVKQQEQGWQSAIGENRHFPRPLEQTLFYMGYPLPPAGNQHRHKLAVFNQILGTGMNSRLFREVRERRSLAYTVYSMMSSYTDSAALMIYAGTSADRAQEAVDVCHGEVMRFCEEKVSEEMLAAAKEQIRSARLMALDDCETQVRRISNTTSLLGAPEPVGVSLEAIAAVTAEEVRDMARLLFADVVPRVESVGSGEGPGLPC from the coding sequence ATGTCGACCACACAAAGTACTCCCCAGGTGCGCATGACCACCCTTTCCAACGGGATCCGGGTGGTGAGCCAGCAGATCCCCGGCATGCAGAGCGCCGCGGTCGGGATCAGGAACGACAGCAGCACGAGGAACGAGCCGGCCGATTGCGCCGGGGCCTCCCATTTCATAGAGCACCTCCTCTTCAAGGGGACGCCTACCCGTAGCGCCGACCAGATCACCGACGAGTTCAACAGCATAGGCGCCCGGGCCAACGCCTATACCAGCCAGGAGGAGGTTTTCTACTACGCCGTCGCGCTCGCCTCGATCATCCCGGCGACCTTCGACATCCTAGCCGACATGTTCGTCAACTCCTGGCTTCCCGAGACGGAGGTGGAGAAGGAGCGCGCCGTGGTGCTGCAGGAGATCCTGATGAACCAGGACACCCCGAGCCGCTTCATCTACAACCAGTTCCACCTGGGATTCTGGCAGGGGCATCCTCTTGGCTCCCCCATCCTCGGCACCTCGGAGAGCATCGGGGCCATCGAAAGGAACCGCCTGATGGATTACAAGCTCTCCAACTACCTATCCAGCGCCACCATAGTCTCGGTCGCGGGGAACGTGGAGCACGACCGGATGGTGGAGCAGGCCGACCGCGCCCTGGGGGCGCTTCCGACCGGATCGCCGCAGGTGAAACAGCAGGAGCAGGGGTGGCAAAGCGCCATAGGGGAGAACAGGCATTTCCCGCGCCCACTGGAGCAGACCCTCTTTTACATGGGGTATCCGCTGCCGCCGGCGGGGAACCAGCATCGCCACAAACTGGCCGTGTTCAACCAGATCCTCGGCACCGGAATGAACTCGCGCCTGTTCCGCGAGGTCCGCGAGCGGCGCAGCCTTGCCTACACGGTCTATTCCATGATGTCCTCCTACACGGATTCCGCGGCACTGATGATCTACGCCGGGACCAGCGCGGACCGGGCCCAGGAGGCGGTCGACGTCTGCCACGGCGAGGTGATGAGGTTTTGCGAGGAGAAGGTGAGCGAGGAGATGCTTGCTGCCGCCAAGGAGCAGATACGCTCTGCGCGCCTCATGGCCCTTGACGACTGCGAGACCCAGGTGCGCAGGATCTCCAACACCACCTCATTGCTGGGTGCGCCCGAGCCGGTGGGAGTCTCGCTGGAGGCTATCGCCGCCGTTACCGCGGAGGAGGTGAGGGACATGGCGCGGCTTCTGTTTGCTGACGTGGTGCCGCGGGTCGAGTCGGTGGGGTCGGGGGAAGGGCCGGGGCTGCCGTGCTAG
- a CDS encoding cytochrome P460 family protein, with translation MKKAISLMVLGAILGVTAAAAAGQTALPKGYEKWDKSKARIDTDKKSLFYGIHYIYVDKKAMKSYKSGGAYPDGSRFVAVNYSIKEENGNKVPGKKNMIVVMQKDRKEQQTGGWRFAGFTPDGKPSGLDGKRDCFGCHEKDAKGRDYVISRYADFK, from the coding sequence ATGAAAAAGGCAATTTCCCTGATGGTTCTCGGCGCCATCCTCGGCGTCACGGCGGCAGCGGCGGCGGGCCAGACCGCTCTTCCCAAGGGATACGAGAAGTGGGATAAGAGCAAGGCCCGGATCGACACGGACAAAAAGTCGCTCTTTTACGGCATCCACTACATCTACGTGGACAAGAAGGCGATGAAAAGCTACAAAAGCGGCGGGGCCTACCCGGACGGAAGCCGGTTCGTCGCGGTGAACTACTCCATCAAGGAAGAAAACGGCAACAAGGTGCCGGGCAAGAAAAACATGATCGTCGTGATGCAAAAAGACAGGAAAGAGCAGCAGACCGGCGGCTGGCGTTTTGCCGGGTTCACCCCCGATGGGAAACCTTCCGGGCTCGACGGCAAAAGAGACTGCTTCGGCTGCCACGAAAAAGACGCGAAGGGCAGGGACTACGTAATCTCCAGGTACGCCGACTTCAAATGA
- a CDS encoding carotenoid biosynthesis protein, translating into MTDILDIAIGTITMRPYVFAFFATYLVAAVLHLGWRKTVLFTVAGYLIAFASEYSSINTGFPYGWYYYVDATRDRELWVAGVPFFDSLSYVFLTYCSYATALLVLGPVKRVGRDLVLLETGRLRRSFCVLFLASLFQVFLDIITDPVALQGSRWFLGRIYGYKEVGAHFGIPISNYLGWLLVSALLVAALQLIDRFGGEGEEKPAGVAAPPLRAFYGPFLYLCVVAFNLTVTLYIGERLMAITGFFIYTLPVAMAAVLFFQKVDRYHKDELAAHLAEFPWSNATSAGIGRPGGDRN; encoded by the coding sequence GTGACAGACATCCTCGACATAGCCATCGGGACCATCACCATGCGTCCCTACGTCTTCGCCTTCTTCGCTACCTACCTGGTGGCGGCCGTGCTGCACCTGGGATGGAGAAAGACGGTCCTCTTCACCGTCGCCGGCTACCTGATCGCCTTCGCCTCCGAGTACAGCTCCATCAATACCGGATTTCCCTACGGCTGGTACTACTACGTGGATGCGACAAGGGATCGCGAACTCTGGGTAGCGGGGGTCCCCTTCTTCGACTCGCTTTCCTACGTCTTTCTCACCTACTGCAGCTACGCGACGGCGCTCCTCGTACTAGGGCCGGTCAAGAGGGTCGGGCGGGACCTGGTGCTTCTGGAAACAGGCCGCCTGAGACGCTCCTTTTGCGTCTTGTTCCTCGCCTCCTTGTTCCAGGTCTTCCTGGATATAATCACCGACCCGGTCGCGCTGCAGGGTAGCAGGTGGTTTCTCGGGAGGATCTACGGCTACAAGGAGGTGGGAGCGCATTTCGGGATCCCCATTTCCAACTATCTCGGCTGGCTGCTGGTGAGCGCGCTGCTGGTTGCCGCTTTGCAGCTGATTGACCGTTTCGGGGGGGAAGGTGAGGAGAAGCCCGCCGGTGTCGCCGCGCCCCCTTTGCGCGCCTTCTACGGCCCCTTTCTCTACCTCTGCGTGGTCGCCTTCAACCTCACGGTCACGCTCTACATCGGCGAGCGGCTGATGGCCATCACCGGCTTCTTCATCTACACCCTTCCCGTTGCCATGGCGGCGGTGCTCTTTTTCCAGAAGGTGGACCGCTACCACAAGGATGAACTGGCGGCGCACCTGGCGGAGTTTCCCTGGTCGAACGCGACCTCGGCCGGCATAGGACGCCCAGGCGGGGACAGGAATTAA